GACTATGAAGGTAAGAATATAGAGCGGAAACATCCGGAAGTCCGCTATGCTTTGCAGAAAGTTACTGATAAGTATCTCATAGCAGAGGTAACTCGTCAGAAAGTGGATTTGCCTGCCATAAATGACCGGGCAGGACTAGCAACTTATTTTAAATTTCACACTTCGGATTATCGTTGGGATAGTCCGCGATATAAAGGTGCTATTCTTCATTGCGTTGATAAAAAAACGTCGAAGCAGGCTAAAAAACTATTGAAGAAAACCCCGGAAAAAGAATGGGCGGAAGTACTTCGGCAAACTTTTAATACATCCGGAGAAGAAAAGATAAAAGTTGAACAGGGAATTTTTGCCGACGGGGATAATAAATATATAGATAAACTGGTTTTTAAGAAGGGGGATTTTGAACCTCTAATGTCTTATCCTTTTACTGTTGTTGTCGGCAAAAAACAGAAAGGCCCGGATGATTATCGAGAGGTAATAGAACAGGTCCGGAAGGATTATCGAAGCTATCTTAACGCATTCTGGATGCGGGAATTGCAGGATTTCGGTAAGGTTGAAATAAACCAAGAGGTTTTAAAAACCGTTAATAATAACTGATGTAACCGATTATTCACTATCTTCGTACCTTAAATAAGTAGATTTCAATTGACAATGCGAATATTAGTCCTCTTACTGATTACCCTTCTTGGTTGTGGAGCGTGCAAAAAACAGCATGACCATAAAGGTAAGACTCCTTTGGTAGAGGTGGATGGTAATTTTTTATATAAAGAAGATTTGATGTCCGTACTTCCTGTTGGATTGTCAAAAGATGATAGCATTCTTTTCGCCGAACACTATATTCGTAGTTGGGCGGAGGAAATCTTGTTGTATGAAAAAGCTGCGAACAACATTCCTGATAATGTGGATGTGGAAAAGTTGGTGGAGAACTACCGGAAAGCTTTGATTATGCATACTTATCAGCAGGAACTGATTAATCAGAAGTTGATAAATGATATTCCGGAACAGGAAATTGCAGATTATTATGAGAAAAACAAAGAATTGTTTAAGCTGGAGAATCCGTTGATTAAGGGATTGTTTATCAAAGTGCCGTTAACGGCTCCCCAGTTGAATAATGTCCGCAGATGGTATAAGACAGAGAAGCAGGATGCAGTAGAGAGTCTGGAAAAATACAGTTTGCAAAATGCGGTGAAATATGAATATTTCTATGACAAATGGGTCTCCGTGACAGATATACTCGACATGATTCCGTTAAAAGTAGATACACCGGAAGAATATGTAAACAAACACCGTCAGGTAGAATTGAAAGATACGGCATTTTATTATTTCCTGAATGTGAGCGATTATCGTGGAGTAGGAGAGGAAAAACCGTATGAGTTTGCCCGATCGGAAGTGAAAGATTTGCTGGTCAATCAGAAACGGGTGAATTTTATGGAGCAAGTAAAAAGCGACCTGTATCAGCAGGCGGTAGACAAGAAGAAGATTATATATAATTATTAAATACAAAGAATGAAGAAGTTTGTGAACTTTAGATTTGTTGTTACCCTTGTCCTGGCAGTTTTTGCTAACGTGGTAACTTATGCCCAGGACAACGTGGTTGATGAAGTAGTTTGGGTAGTAGGTGACGAAGCTATTTTAAAATCAGATGTAGAAGAGGCTCGTATGGACGCCTTGTATAATGGACGCAGATTCGACGGCGATCCATATTGTGTGATTCCCGAAGAAATCGCTGTTCAGAAGTTATTCCTGCATCAGGCAAAGTTGGATAGTATTGAGGTTTCCGAAGCGGAAATCATCCAGCGAGTAGATATGCTGACTAATATGTACATTCAGCAGATCGGTTCAAGAGAGAAAATGGAGGAGTATTTCAATAAGACTTCCGCTCAGATTCGTGAAACACTGCGTGATAATGCACGAGACGGATTGACAGTACAGAAGATGCAGCAGAAATTAGTCGGGGAAATCAAAGTAACTCCGGCAGAAGTACGCCGTTACTTCAAAGACCTTCCGCAGGATAGTATCCCTTACATTCCGACGCAGGTAGAAGTGCAGATTATCACGCTGCAACCTAAAATTCCTGTTGCAGAAATCGAAGATGTGAAGAAAAGGCTGCGCGACTATACGGATCGTGTGACAAAAGGAGAAATCGACTTCTCAACGTTGGCCCGTTTGTATTCCGAGGATAAGGCATCTGCCATAAAAGGCGGCGAATGCGGATTCATGGGACGTGGTATGATGGACCCTTCTTATGCGAATGTGGCATTCAGTTTGCAGGATCCGAAGAAAGTCTCCAAGATTGTTGAGTCTGAATTCGGTTATCATATTATCCAGTTGATTGAGAAGCGTGGTGACCGTGTCAATACCCGTCACATTCTGTTGCGTCCGAAAGTTTCGGAAAAAGAACTGACAGAGGCTTGTGCACGTCTGGATTCTATTGCTGATGATATCCGTGCAAATAAGTTCTCGTTCGATGAAGCAGCTGCTGTTATTTCACATGATAAAGATACTCGTAATAATCATGGTATCATGGTGAATATCAATGAAAATTCAGGAGTGACTACTTCTAAATTCCAAATGCAGGATCTACCTCAGGATGTTGCCAAAGTGGTAGACAAGATGAACGTTGGAGAGATTTCCAAAGCATTTACAATGATTAATGAGAAAGACGGAAAGGAAGTTTGTGCGATTGTGAAACTGAAGGCAAAAATCAACGGTCATAAAGCGACTATTGCAGAGGACTATCAGGACTTGAAAGAAATTGTAATGGATAAACGCCGCGAAGAAATGTTGCACAAGTGGATTCTGGATAAGCAGAAACATACTTATGTACGTATCAACGAAAACTGGCAGAAGTGTGACTTCAAGTATCCGGGTTGGATTAAGAAGGATTGATGTTTAACAGCTTGACTTTATATGCTGAAACAAAATAAAAAAGATAAACAAGACAGGCATAGATGGCTCCTAATAGGCTTTCTATGCCTGTTTGGCGTATGTCTTGTAGCGCAGGTGCGTCCTACAGAGCAAAAAACGAAGGCAACCGGAACATCTACAAAATCGGTTGCAGACACATCCAAAACAACGAAGAAGCAGCCGGAGAATAAGAAAACGAAGGTTTATTTGCTCCATGCTGATGAAGGTCAGGCGGATAAGTTAGCTCGTCCTGATGTGCAAGTGCTGATTGGTAATGTGAAAATGCGTCACGATAGCATGTATATGTATTGTGACAGTGCGTTGATCTTTGAGAAAACCAATTCAGTTGAGGCTTTCAGTAATGTACGTATGGAGCAGGGAGATACGCTGTTCATTTACGGTGATTATCTTTACTATGATGGAATGACTCAGATTGCGCAGCTCCGTGAAAATGTAAAGATGATAAACCGGAACACGACGCTGCTGACGGATAGTTTGAACTACGACCGTCTTTATGACCTCGGATATTATTTCGAGGGGGGGACGTTGATGGACGAGGAAAATGTGTTGACTTCCGATTGGGGTGAATACAGTCCGGCTACCAAACAATCCGTGTTCAACCATGATGTGAAGTTGGTTAATCCGAAGTTTGTGTTGACTTCCGATACATTAAGGTATAACACAGAAAATAAGATTGCCGTAATTCTCGGACCTTCGAATATCGTTAGTGATAATAATCATATCTATTCGGAGCGTGGATTCTATAATACAATGACCGAACAAGCGGAACTGTTAGACCGTTCCATATTGACAAACCAAGGGAAGAAATTGGTGGGTGATAGCTTATTTTATGACCGGTTGGTCGGATATGGTGAAGCATTCGACAATGTGAAAATGACAGATACGATCAACAAGAACATGTTGACGGGCGATTACTGTTTCTATAACGAACTGACC
The nucleotide sequence above comes from Bacteroides caccae. Encoded proteins:
- a CDS encoding OstA-like protein; its protein translation is MLKQNKKDKQDRHRWLLIGFLCLFGVCLVAQVRPTEQKTKATGTSTKSVADTSKTTKKQPENKKTKVYLLHADEGQADKLARPDVQVLIGNVKMRHDSMYMYCDSALIFEKTNSVEAFSNVRMEQGDTLFIYGDYLYYDGMTQIAQLRENVKMINRNTTLLTDSLNYDRLYDLGYYFEGGTLMDEENVLTSDWGEYSPATKQSVFNHDVKLVNPKFVLTSDTLRYNTENKIAVILGPSNIVSDNNHIYSERGFYNTMTEQAELLDRSILTNQGKKLVGDSLFYDRLVGYGEAFDNVKMTDTINKNMLTGDYCFYNELTDSAFATKRAVAIDYSQGDSLFMHGDTLQMVSYNLNTDSLYRLMKAYHKVRMYRTDVQGVCDSLVYNSKDSCMTMYVDPILWNEGQQLLGEQIKIYMNDSTIDWAHIINQALTVEMKDSIHYNQVSGKEMKAYFENGDMRHIEVIGNVLTAFYPEEKDSTMTGFNCLEGSLLHLYMKDKKMEKGLFVGKSNGTMYPMDQIPPDKLRLPTFSWFDYVRPLNKEDIFNWRGKREGEMLKPTTDRRPKTNKRNLINMK
- a CDS encoding peptidylprolyl isomerase → MRILVLLLITLLGCGACKKQHDHKGKTPLVEVDGNFLYKEDLMSVLPVGLSKDDSILFAEHYIRSWAEEILLYEKAANNIPDNVDVEKLVENYRKALIMHTYQQELINQKLINDIPEQEIADYYEKNKELFKLENPLIKGLFIKVPLTAPQLNNVRRWYKTEKQDAVESLEKYSLQNAVKYEYFYDKWVSVTDILDMIPLKVDTPEEYVNKHRQVELKDTAFYYFLNVSDYRGVGEEKPYEFARSEVKDLLVNQKRVNFMEQVKSDLYQQAVDKKKIIYNY
- a CDS encoding peptidylprolyl isomerase encodes the protein MKKFVNFRFVVTLVLAVFANVVTYAQDNVVDEVVWVVGDEAILKSDVEEARMDALYNGRRFDGDPYCVIPEEIAVQKLFLHQAKLDSIEVSEAEIIQRVDMLTNMYIQQIGSREKMEEYFNKTSAQIRETLRDNARDGLTVQKMQQKLVGEIKVTPAEVRRYFKDLPQDSIPYIPTQVEVQIITLQPKIPVAEIEDVKKRLRDYTDRVTKGEIDFSTLARLYSEDKASAIKGGECGFMGRGMMDPSYANVAFSLQDPKKVSKIVESEFGYHIIQLIEKRGDRVNTRHILLRPKVSEKELTEACARLDSIADDIRANKFSFDEAAAVISHDKDTRNNHGIMVNINENSGVTTSKFQMQDLPQDVAKVVDKMNVGEISKAFTMINEKDGKEVCAIVKLKAKINGHKATIAEDYQDLKEIVMDKRREEMLHKWILDKQKHTYVRINENWQKCDFKYPGWIKKD